The genomic segment AATTACGAACCCGGCCACTCAAATAATATATGACATCGGGTTTCTTTACTAGACTTTTCTTGCATAATCTAGATTGTCTACCCCGGATTGTCCTTCTTGATCAAGGTACGTAGTATGTGAGAATGTCTAGCTGCATGGTTGGTCCTGTGTCGTTCTCATGGGCAGCTTATTTAAATCGACTTCAGGTATTTCGAATCCCATGTGCTGATTGAATCTCTTGTGCTGGTCCTCGTTGAACTCTGAGCATAAGCTCAGGTGCAACTACTTGTCAACTCTTTGCTGATCAATTCCGCCGCCACATGCACATCCCGCTTGGCGTTCTTCTAACTGGCCATGTATTTACCAAGATAACTCTATTCGCCAAGAAAATTGACTCGTCTATGACTTACAATAATGAGACACAGAGATGGCGTTTCTGTGTTACCACCGACCGTCCCAGCGGATTGTGGCGATCTACAATGTAAGCTCATCCGGGACACGCCGCTTCACATGGAACCTCTCAGGCCATTCCGGCTTACCCAAGGCTCATACAAGGTTGCGAGGGACGAATATTACCTATGTATCGAAATGCTGATATTTGTAATATATCTGCGGAGGCTAGTGTTGTGAATGCGCTGCTGATCCCACCTGCGGGTAATTGGTAAAGGTCTTGTTGCATTCTCAACATCGGAGACTCGTAAAACTGCCCGCTGCATGACCGCGCCTCCTCTGACACAAATAGGGCATAAGGTTATTTCTAAAAGGCTCTCTTATGGTTAGGAAACAACAGTCTTCGAAGCGTGAGGTACCTACAGGTCCTCCCACCCTATAGCATCATTGAAATGCCTGGGTTGGAAATCCATGTGGCACAGAGAGCCTGCAGACCTGAGGTTTGACCTTCCTGATACTCAAATGCGCGGGCAGTGTGAATCTGGAGTGCGTTCGAGGCAGATGGTCCGATAATGATTTACAAAGCAGGCATTTTGGACCAATTTGGTCTCCTTGTTGTAGCCAGAGGCAACAAACGCGAACATAATCCAAGGGCCCTTGATGCTGACAATACACATGGAAATTGCGAAGTGGAAGTTGTCTCAATGTCTGAAGGTTGGTCGACAGCCTGCCTGGATCGGAGATGAGATCTAGATATGTGCGAGCAAAATACTCCGTGGTGGACAGATACGGATACGTCACTGGCCATGGAAGTTTCGGTATACCGGGGGAAGAAGCGGTATTCTATCCTATAAAtcaatactccgtagtaAGTATTCAATTGCGAAACGGAAAATTAAGAATCCTGAGGAATGGACGTTGTGCCGCATAATGAGACCAGCAGAGTGCCGGATAATAATActtggtggcgttggcgaCAAAGTACGTGAGGTGTAGGTACATTGCAGCCATTGAGTGGCAGTGGCGAAGGACTGAGGATTCCGAGATTTTCTCCGTGCTGGCATAGGCATGGATTGGCATGTAGGGCATCAGACATCCAATGTCAACGATCCGTTTGGTTGGGCCGGTGCGTTGAGCTTGTGATGATTATTACTGGTCGACGAGTCGCTGCGCAGGCAGTTTGCGGGCCGGCAGCCAACCGTTGGAGACTGCGCTGGGAATGTGACTGGGTGACAAAATcatcccaacattgaagttttgTCCTGCTGACCACTTTTTGCACCGAAGGAGACGTCGCCTGTGCTGTCAATCTGGCTCATGTCTGACTGGTCACTATTCTTCCTTCGCCCACAGctgccagacatggacacaaaTTGCAAGTAGCACTTGATAGGCAGGGGCTCGTACTCAgcaggaccagactggaccagactggaccaaccagacagcctGGAGGTGCGAGCTTTGTGCAGTACCGGCACACGGCAACCATCGGTCCACAGTGCATCTATCCATGACACGACACGGAAGAGTATGGCCTGGTCTCCATCAATTcatgtcaaggctggcctGAGCTGGCGCCTCTTGTGCTCCAGTCTGGAGTGGTCAATACGTTACTGTCCAACACGGAAGGACGTGGTGTAGGTGCATACTGAAATTTGCTTGTGTCTCCATCGTgccttccatgtccagcatCGTTTGTACTCCGTCTCCCTGATTTCAGACATTCTCAAACATTCCCACCAAACCGGACCCTTTGGTTTGTATTTTCGTCCCAGGACACACTCATCACACCTGGACTTTATTTTCAGTTCCCAACGAGCCTGCCCCCCTTTTTCATTCCACTGTTCAGATCCTTCGCGACAAGGCACCCAGCTGTCCCAAAGCAAGTGCCTCGCTAGACAAATCCTCCGCACCTAGATGGACATAGAAGCCCGTTGCAATAGCTTCAGCTCCATCGAACCGGACAAACAGATTCTTCTCTGTATTCTGCACCGGGATCCCGTGTGTAACGCGTCACTTTTCAAGGCCTCAGCGAGTTGAACCGCTAGCCTGATAGAATCCGTTGCCAACCCAAGACCATCTGTCTGACATTAGTACGGAGACACGACATTTACTGGCGAATCTGCTCATGGTAGAGCAAAGTCGCTCTGATCCGCCTCTCGACCGGTCCACGCACACTTTTCTCCAGGACAAtcttcgtctttgatgcATTTCCCAGTGCTGGCAGCGCTCGAGTTCATCAGCCAACAGTGAGGTTTTGTTGTGCTGTCTGTCTGTTACACTCTCGCCACACAGCCACGATAAACGTTTCGGCCATGAACTTTCGACAACCTACCTGTCTAGCTCAACGGGGTTTGGGTCTTCGCATTTCCCAACGCCAGGCAAGACCGGATTTCTTTGCAACAACAATCTGTCGACGCGCATTCTCCTCTTCCACCCCGAGGACAGCGGAGGCCGGTCCTCATAAACGCGGCCCGACGTCACGGGTGTCGGCGGTACGGCATTCGGTCCGGCCCCGTTCTCAGATCGCGGCCCTCCTAGCCGGTCTTGGTTTGCTATCATTTACACTCTTTGTTTCTCCCACTGCCCCTACAACCTTCGATGCTCATTACGCATCATCCCCGCCcgtttcttctccttccccCAAATCTGAGTCTGCACCATCCCCTGAGAATCCCTCGGATAGTCGCGATCCAGACCTTCCGCGATTCCGCATAGCTGAAGTCCGAAAGCATGGGGCCGATTCGGACAATCCGTGGGTCATCCACGGCGACAAAGTCTACGATATCACGGATTGGATATCAGCACACCCTGGAGGCCAAGTCATTCTCCGTGCTGCTGGAGGATCCATAGACCCGTATTGGAATATTTTTACCATCCACAAAAATCAATATGTTTACGATATCTTGTCTCAGTATTTAATCGGCTACGTGGACCAAGCCGATCtcatcaatggcaagccTGCTCAAGACCAAATCGAGGATCCTTTCGAAAATGACCCAGAGCGACATCCATTACTTATTACCCGCACAGCTAAGCCGCGGAATGCGGAAACACCTGGAGAAGCGCTCAGCGCACAGTTCTTGACGCCTAATGACCTTTTCTATGTTCGCAACCACATGTGGGTTCCCACCATCGACGATGCCCAGTCAAATGAGCATCGATTGACAGTCGAACTCTTTGACGGCACAATGAAAGAATACACTCTGCAGGACCTAAAGACGAAGTTTCCAAGACACAAGGTCACTGCTGCTTTGCAGTGCTCCGGCAACCGCCGGAAGCATATGAGCGATGAttctggaaagcaaacaaatgGCCTCCcctggacatctggagctATATCAAATGCATCATGGGAGGGAGTCCTTTTATCCGACGTACTAGCCGACGCTGGATTTGATGTATCAGAAGCCAGGAGTGGCTCGAGCGAAACGCAACATGTGCAATTCACTGGATTAGAAGCCTATGGCGCATCGATCCCAATCAAGAAGGCTATTGACCCGCAAGGGGATGTCTTGCTGGCATATCGCATGAACGACAAGCCACTGCCACGAGATCACGGGTTTCCACTTCGAGCCATCGTTCCTGGTCATGTTGCTGCTAGGTCAGTGAAGTGGCTCAACCACATTACTCTTAGCGACGAGGAGAGTACAAGTCAATGGCAGCGTAAGGACTATAAGTGTTTTGgtccaaaccagaccaaagtcGATTGGGATACAGCCCCTGCCATTCAAGAATTACCCGTCCAGAGTGCCATCACTACGCTGAAGCTGGGCAATTGGATCGACCCCAAAGCCGAACCCCACGTCTTGAAAAACGACCAAGAGTCGGGCGCTCGATCGCAGAGCTCTCCCGAACAGGAGATTACCATGACTGGGTATGCATTTTCTGGCGGCGGAAGGTCCATCATCCGCGTTGATGTGTCCGTAGATGGGGGCTGCTCCTGGACCCAGGCACATCTTTTGCCCGACTGTGTCTCTAAAAACGGCATGCCATCGCCTTGCCAAGGACACGGAGCGTGGTCTTGGAAGCGATGGCGATTTGAAGGAAGTGTTCCTCTCCACACATTCAAGAATAGGCCGAGCAGTGGTCCCGAAGATACAGTAGCCGCCGCTGCAAATCACAGGAGCCAAGACAATGGTCAGAAGCGTTGTACCACGGTTTTGGTCAAGGCAACCGACGATGCGTATAATACGCAGCCAGAAAGTCATGCCGCAACATGGAATTTTCGTGGTAATCTAGCCACGGCGTGGCACAGAGTGCAAGTTTGCACAGACTGTTCTGGTTCTGTTCCAAGTGGCGCCCACACGCGACAAAAGTAAATTTAGAACAGCCATGGACAAACTTGTAAGATATTGGCGAATattggccatgatggtggaCCGGCAGGAATGGTGACGACCTGCCTGTAGTCCAAGCACAGCAACCCTGCTCGGATGAGTAAAATGTTCCTTTAGTGTGTTATAGCTTTTAAATAAAACTTGCGTATCACTTCATTCGCTAGAATCTAGAGAACCCTCAAGGTCTTCTATGCCGTTATTGTAGGCTTGCCCACACTGCTTGGCTGACGGGCAGTTTGGAATGTTCTTCAGTTATAGTTTAGTGGCCGTGGTGCGCAAGTGTGCGCTTTTGC from the Pochonia chlamydosporia 170 chromosome 6, whole genome shotgun sequence genome contains:
- a CDS encoding sulfite oxidase (similar to Magnaporthe oryzae 70-15 XP_003711837.1); protein product: MNFRQPTCLAQRGLGLRISQRQARPDFFATTICRRAFSSSTPRTAEAGPHKRGPTSRVSAVRHSVRPRSQIAALLAGLGLLSFTLFVSPTAPTTFDAHYASSPPVSSPSPKSESAPSPENPSDSRDPDLPRFRIAEVRKHGADSDNPWVIHGDKVYDITDWISAHPGGQVILRAAGGSIDPYWNIFTIHKNQYVYDILSQYLIGYVDQADLINGKPAQDQIEDPFENDPERHPLLITRTAKPRNAETPGEALSAQFLTPNDLFYVRNHMWVPTIDDAQSNEHRLTVELFDGTMKEYTLQDLKTKFPRHKVTAALQCSGNRRKHMSDDSGKQTNGLPWTSGAISNASWEGVLLSDVLADAGFDVSEARSGSSETQHVQFTGLEAYGASIPIKKAIDPQGDVLLAYRMNDKPLPRDHGFPLRAIVPGHVAARSVKWLNHITLSDEESTSQWQRKDYKCFGPNQTKVDWDTAPAIQELPVQSAITTLKLGNWIDPKAEPHVLKNDQESGARSQSSPEQEITMTGYAFSGGGRSIIRVDVSVDGGCSWTQAHLLPDCVSKNGMPSPCQGHGAWSWKRWRFEGSVPLHTFKNRPSSGPEDTVAAAANHRSQDNGQKRCTTVLVKATDDAYNTQPESHAATWNFRGNLATAWHRVQVCTDCSGSVPSGAHTRQK